From a region of the Vagococcus coleopterorum genome:
- a CDS encoding ABC transporter ATP-binding protein has product MLKRFFSYYKPYKKLFILDFGCATIAAVLELAFPIVVNQVIDKIMPQKNWTLIIVACLSLLFFYMVNTVLQYIVVTFGHKLGVNIETDMRRDLYAHIQKQSFEYYDNQKTGKLISRLTTDLFEISEVAHHGPEDIFITIMTLVGAFVLMMDIHVQLAIATSILVPFITIALVVFNKKMTKVNTEIYDNLGEFNAGIEASVSGVRVVQSFTNEAYERERFESLNQLYRQSKLKFYQVMGVSSSYNYFLIRLISLFALIFGAFYTIRGEITYGQFVGFILLSNVFIRPIEKVNNMIESYPKGIAGFKRFAKEIDTPSKIQGRPDAQELVGVEGHITYENVSFSYSDGTKVLENISLAIKPGETVAFVGPSGAGKTTLCNLLPRFYEVTSGSVKVEDRDIRDYTLESLRGNIGIVQQDVFLFPGTLRENVAYGDLSASEEAIDQAIKLAHLEQVVEEMPEGLNTVVGERGVKLSGGQKQRVAIARMFLKNPPILILDEATSALDTETEQVIQESLLSLAAGRTTLIIAHRLATIQQADRIVVVNTQGIVEEGSHKELLAKDGAYKKLYDAQFRD; this is encoded by the coding sequence ATGTTAAAAAGATTTTTCAGTTATTATAAACCCTACAAGAAATTATTTATTCTTGATTTTGGGTGTGCAACTATAGCAGCAGTTTTAGAATTAGCTTTTCCGATTGTCGTAAACCAAGTGATCGACAAAATTATGCCACAAAAAAATTGGACACTTATTATTGTGGCATGTTTATCGTTACTTTTCTTTTACATGGTCAACACTGTTTTACAGTATATCGTGGTGACGTTTGGTCATAAGTTAGGCGTCAATATTGAAACCGATATGCGTCGTGATTTATATGCCCATATTCAAAAACAATCTTTTGAATATTATGATAATCAAAAAACAGGGAAGTTAATCAGTCGCTTAACGACAGATTTATTTGAGATTTCTGAAGTGGCGCATCACGGTCCAGAAGATATTTTCATAACGATTATGACGTTGGTGGGTGCCTTTGTTTTAATGATGGATATTCATGTCCAGTTGGCAATTGCAACTTCTATTTTAGTGCCATTTATTACAATTGCTTTAGTCGTCTTTAATAAGAAGATGACGAAGGTTAACACAGAAATTTATGATAATTTAGGTGAGTTCAATGCAGGGATTGAAGCCTCAGTTAGTGGAGTGCGTGTTGTTCAGTCCTTTACAAATGAAGCTTATGAACGTGAGCGTTTTGAAAGCTTAAATCAATTATACAGACAATCGAAATTGAAGTTTTATCAAGTCATGGGTGTGAGTTCATCGTACAACTATTTTTTAATCCGCTTAATCAGCTTATTCGCCCTGATTTTCGGTGCGTTTTATACCATTCGTGGTGAAATTACCTATGGTCAATTTGTTGGTTTTATTCTATTGTCCAATGTCTTTATTCGACCGATTGAAAAAGTAAATAATATGATTGAAAGTTATCCCAAAGGAATAGCTGGCTTCAAACGTTTTGCCAAGGAAATCGATACACCATCAAAAATTCAGGGTCGACCAGATGCCCAGGAATTAGTTGGGGTAGAAGGTCATATCACTTATGAGAATGTATCTTTCTCTTATAGTGATGGCACAAAAGTTTTAGAAAACATTTCATTGGCAATCAAACCAGGTGAAACAGTTGCTTTTGTTGGCCCAAGTGGCGCAGGTAAGACAACGCTTTGTAATTTGTTACCACGTTTTTATGAAGTCACTAGTGGCAGTGTCAAAGTGGAAGATCGTGATATTCGTGACTATACGTTAGAGTCATTACGTGGCAATATCGGCATTGTTCAACAAGATGTTTTCTTGTTCCCTGGAACGTTACGAGAAAATGTTGCTTATGGCGATTTGTCAGCAAGTGAAGAGGCTATCGATCAAGCAATTAAGTTGGCTCATTTAGAACAAGTTGTGGAAGAGATGCCAGAAGGATTGAATACGGTAGTAGGTGAACGTGGGGTTAAATTGTCTGGTGGTCAAAAACAACGTGTAGCGATTGCTAGAATGTTCTTGAAAAACCCGCCGATTTTAATTTTAGATGAAGCAACATCAGCTTTAGATACTGAAACAGAACAAGTGATTCAGGAGTCTCTTCTATCGCTTGCAGCTGGTAGAACAACCTTAATCATCGCTCACCGGTTAGCAACAATTCAACAAGCCGATCGCATCGTGGTCGTTAACACTCAAGGGATTGTTGAAGAAGGTAGCCATAAAGAACTACTTGCAAAAGACGGAGCCTATAAAAAATTATATGATGCGCAATTTAGAGATTAG
- a CDS encoding DUF1846 domain-containing protein, whose product MKKIGFDPEKYIEEQSKYILERVDHYDKLYLEFGGKLIGDKHAKRVLPGFDEDAKIKLLQKLKDKTEIIICVYAGDIERNKIRGDYGITYDMDILRSIDELTEYGLAVNSVVITRYNGQPSTQLFINKLERRGIKVYTHAAIEDYPSNVEKIVSEEGFGKNPYVETTKPIVVVTAPGAGSGKLATCLNQLYHESRQGRVADYSKFETFPVWNVPLKHPLNIAYEAATVDLKDVNMIDSFHYDAYQEMAVNYNRDIETFPVIKRIIEKITNKPAVFKSPTDMGVNRVGFGITDDQVVQDASKQEIIRRYFSTACDFKKGIVDEEVLHRMKLIMEEVELKQEDRVPVKPARDYSEKLKAGNDQAEVPAVIALELPNGDVVTGRTTALLDSCSTALLNGVKKLANISDDILLLSPVILETIQKLKTEDLHSKLAALNANEVLIALSISAVTNPTAKIAYDQLDALSGSQAHSTVMLNNDDEQILKSLGIDITCDPEYASSNLYFV is encoded by the coding sequence ATGAAGAAGATCGGTTTTGATCCAGAGAAGTATATTGAAGAACAATCAAAGTACATTTTAGAACGTGTTGATCACTATGACAAATTGTACTTAGAATTTGGTGGAAAATTAATTGGTGACAAACACGCCAAACGTGTTTTACCGGGATTTGATGAAGATGCCAAAATTAAATTGTTACAAAAATTAAAAGATAAAACTGAAATTATTATTTGTGTTTATGCAGGTGATATCGAACGTAATAAAATCCGTGGCGATTATGGGATTACTTATGATATGGATATTTTGCGTTCGATTGATGAACTAACAGAGTATGGCTTAGCAGTAAACAGTGTTGTGATTACTCGTTACAATGGTCAACCGTCAACGCAATTATTTATTAATAAATTAGAACGTCGTGGCATTAAAGTTTACACACACGCTGCAATTGAAGATTATCCTTCAAATGTTGAAAAAATCGTGAGTGAAGAAGGATTTGGTAAAAACCCTTATGTGGAAACAACCAAACCGATTGTTGTGGTAACGGCACCAGGTGCGGGTAGTGGTAAATTAGCCACATGTTTAAATCAGCTTTACCACGAAAGTCGTCAAGGTCGTGTGGCAGATTATTCTAAATTTGAAACATTCCCAGTTTGGAACGTGCCGTTAAAACACCCACTAAACATTGCCTATGAAGCGGCAACTGTTGACTTGAAAGACGTTAATATGATTGATTCTTTCCATTACGATGCTTATCAAGAGATGGCTGTTAACTACAATCGTGATATCGAAACGTTCCCAGTAATCAAACGCATTATTGAGAAAATTACGAATAAACCAGCTGTTTTCAAATCGCCAACAGATATGGGTGTGAACCGAGTTGGTTTTGGTATTACCGATGATCAAGTGGTCCAAGACGCCTCTAAACAAGAGATTATTCGTCGTTACTTCTCGACAGCATGTGACTTTAAAAAAGGGATTGTGGATGAAGAAGTTTTACACCGTATGAAGTTAATTATGGAAGAAGTAGAATTAAAACAAGAAGACCGTGTACCGGTTAAACCAGCACGTGATTACTCTGAAAAATTAAAAGCGGGTAATGATCAAGCAGAAGTCCCAGCAGTGATTGCGCTAGAATTACCTAACGGCGATGTGGTAACCGGAAGGACAACAGCGTTATTGGATTCTTGTTCTACTGCATTGTTAAACGGCGTGAAAAAATTAGCCAATATTTCTGATGATATTTTGTTATTATCACCTGTTATTTTAGAAACCATTCAAAAGTTAAAAACAGAAGATTTACACAGTAAATTAGCAGCCTTAAATGCTAATGAAGTCTTGATTGCTTTATCAATTAGTGCGGTAACGAACCCGACGGCTAAAATTGCGTATGATCAATTAGATGCTTTAAGCGGTTCGCAAGCTCACTCAACAGTGATGTTAAATAATGATGACGAACAAATTTTGAAATCATTAGGAATTGATATTACCTGTGATCCCGAATATGCTTCATCAAACTTATATTTTGTTTAA
- the pepI gene encoding proline iminopeptidase: MTITEGYMPYLGYQTYYRIVGDTNPQKAPLILLHGGPGSTHNYFELFDELAKADQRQIIMYDQLGCGLSATESRPDLWTSKTWIEELIALKDFLNIDECHILGQSWGGMMLIEYLCDYNPTGIKSAILSSTLPSSELWGQEQHRMIKFMSAEHQAAIAEAEATNNFTSEAYLAANEEFMLRHAAPHWGPDAPEPLRRKKVSGTEAYNTAWGPNEFHPNGNLHNWEYRDKLHTIAVPTLVTSGSNDLSTPLIAKTMADDIPNAKWELFAHSRHMPFAEETEKYIAILTDWLNTVETN; the protein is encoded by the coding sequence ATGACAATTACTGAAGGATACATGCCTTATTTAGGTTATCAAACGTATTACCGCATTGTAGGTGATACTAATCCACAAAAAGCCCCGTTGATTTTATTACATGGCGGACCTGGCTCAACTCATAACTATTTTGAACTCTTTGACGAATTAGCAAAAGCTGACCAACGTCAAATTATCATGTATGATCAACTTGGATGTGGACTTTCTGCCACTGAATCCCGTCCTGATTTATGGACGTCGAAAACGTGGATTGAAGAATTAATTGCTTTAAAAGATTTTTTAAATATTGATGAGTGTCATATTCTTGGGCAATCATGGGGTGGCATGATGTTAATTGAATATTTATGTGACTACAACCCAACAGGAATAAAAAGCGCGATTCTTTCAAGCACTTTACCTTCTTCTGAGCTTTGGGGACAAGAACAGCATCGCATGATTAAATTTATGTCTGCGGAACACCAAGCGGCCATTGCTGAAGCGGAAGCCACTAACAACTTTACAAGTGAAGCTTACTTAGCAGCTAACGAAGAATTCATGTTGCGTCACGCCGCACCACACTGGGGCCCGGATGCGCCAGAACCACTACGACGTAAAAAAGTCAGCGGAACGGAAGCTTATAATACTGCTTGGGGACCTAATGAGTTCCATCCGAACGGCAACTTACACAATTGGGAATATCGTGATAAACTTCATACCATTGCTGTCCCGACCTTAGTTACTAGTGGTAGCAATGATTTATCAACCCCATTAATCGCTAAAACAATGGCTGATGATATTCCAAATGCTAAGTGGGAACTATTTGCTCACAGTCGCCACATGCCTTTTGCTGAAGAAACTGAAAAATATATCGCTATTTTAACTGACTGGTTAAATACCGTTGAAACAAACTAA
- a CDS encoding prenyltransferase, giving the protein MFKEFMKWAIGFPKRAYTVMEVRTGFATGLPILSSGLFGAYLVGELKVIPLLLFIICGYSFNIVANVANEIRAYLKNEEDESTFTEHLGSEGLVRGDATLLDACLTLLGMIGVGGLSGLLLAWLLQSWLLFTLGCLGLLAAITYSLGPKPYILYPIGEFVSGLFVGGLSSLVSSWIQTGSVTINTLSFALISMLMTVFLMSTNNTGDYEKDLGVRKTLPHIIGFRNSILIIIPEFILLLLAWTVVCLTSFHWWVFLFGLGIFALQWYWRWYRQYYKIEAVYPEMGREFGPRPLLLIYHFHGWMSIICLVLFFLNKGIVNWI; this is encoded by the coding sequence ATGTTTAAAGAATTTATGAAGTGGGCGATTGGGTTTCCGAAAAGAGCCTATACAGTAATGGAAGTTAGGACAGGGTTTGCTACAGGCTTACCAATTTTAAGTAGCGGTTTGTTTGGGGCTTATTTGGTTGGAGAATTGAAAGTGATTCCCTTACTTTTATTTATTATTTGTGGTTATAGTTTTAATATCGTGGCGAACGTGGCTAATGAAATTAGAGCTTACTTAAAAAATGAAGAGGATGAATCCACCTTCACGGAACACTTAGGAAGTGAAGGCCTTGTTAGAGGAGACGCAACATTGCTTGATGCCTGTTTAACACTATTAGGAATGATTGGTGTAGGCGGATTATCGGGGTTATTATTAGCCTGGTTATTACAAAGTTGGTTATTGTTTACGCTAGGGTGTCTAGGCTTATTAGCTGCTATTACCTATTCTTTAGGACCTAAACCGTATATTTTATACCCGATAGGAGAGTTTGTATCGGGATTGTTTGTTGGGGGATTAAGTTCCTTAGTGTCAAGTTGGATTCAAACAGGCTCGGTGACGATTAACACATTAAGTTTCGCTTTGATCAGCATGTTGATGACTGTCTTCTTAATGTCGACTAATAATACTGGGGATTATGAAAAAGACTTAGGGGTACGTAAAACGCTGCCGCACATTATTGGTTTTAGAAATTCAATTTTGATTATTATTCCTGAATTTATCTTACTATTGCTGGCTTGGACGGTAGTTTGTCTTACGAGCTTCCACTGGTGGGTCTTTTTATTCGGTTTAGGAATATTTGCGCTTCAATGGTATTGGCGTTGGTATCGACAATACTATAAAATTGAAGCCGTTTATCCTGAAATGGGTCGTGAGTTTGGACCGCGTCCGCTACTGTTGATTTATCATTTCCACGGTTGGATGAGTATTATTTGCTTAGTATTATTTTTCTTGAATAAGGGAATAGTTAACTGGATCTAA
- a CDS encoding hydroxymethylglutaryl-CoA synthase: MTIGIDKINFFAPHLYLDLVTLAEARGIDPNKYTKGIGQEKMAITPLTQDTVSMAANAAEPIVSKEDAALIDMVILGTESGFDYSKAGATYIHQLLGIQPFARSIEIKQACYGATAGILMAKDYIEKHPDRKVLVVASDIARYGLETPGEATQGAGAVAMLISSNPDILIIDDESVAMTENIFDFWRPIYSDNALVDGKFSNEAYIKFFADTWHEYQRRTHASLADFEAICFHLPYSKMGKKALLPVLEEADETTQARLLANYEESIRYTKAIGNIYTGSLYLGLCSLLDNQDKLAAGHRIGLFSYGSGAVAEFFTGRLAENFKTAIRTNEHQDLLANRTALSMTEYEELFKQKLPVDGSTLELDSKDDTSTIQLTKVTDHQRHYLKK, from the coding sequence ATGACTATCGGAATTGATAAAATAAATTTCTTTGCACCCCATTTATATCTTGATTTAGTTACACTTGCTGAAGCTCGTGGTATTGATCCAAATAAATATACAAAAGGCATTGGGCAAGAAAAAATGGCCATTACTCCTTTAACACAAGATACTGTTTCAATGGCAGCTAACGCAGCTGAACCAATTGTTTCAAAAGAAGATGCTGCCTTAATTGACATGGTCATCCTTGGAACCGAATCTGGTTTTGATTATTCAAAAGCTGGTGCGACTTATATTCACCAACTTTTAGGAATTCAACCCTTTGCTCGTAGCATCGAAATTAAACAAGCTTGTTACGGTGCTACTGCTGGTATCTTAATGGCAAAAGATTACATCGAAAAACATCCCGACCGCAAAGTCTTAGTAGTTGCGTCAGATATTGCACGTTACGGTCTTGAAACACCTGGCGAAGCGACACAAGGTGCCGGTGCTGTTGCCATGTTAATCAGCAGCAATCCTGACATTTTAATTATCGATGATGAATCAGTTGCGATGACGGAAAATATTTTTGATTTCTGGCGTCCAATCTATTCTGACAATGCCTTGGTTGATGGTAAATTTTCAAACGAAGCTTACATTAAATTCTTTGCCGACACCTGGCATGAATACCAAAGAAGGACTCATGCATCTTTAGCTGACTTCGAAGCTATCTGTTTCCACTTACCTTATTCAAAAATGGGTAAAAAAGCATTGTTACCCGTCTTAGAAGAAGCAGACGAAACAACCCAAGCTCGTTTATTAGCAAATTACGAAGAAAGTATTCGTTACACGAAAGCTATCGGTAACATTTATACCGGTTCACTTTATCTTGGTCTATGTTCATTACTTGATAACCAAGATAAACTTGCCGCGGGACATCGTATCGGACTATTCAGTTACGGTTCTGGAGCAGTTGCTGAATTCTTTACGGGTCGTTTAGCTGAGAACTTTAAAACGGCTATTCGGACAAATGAGCACCAAGACTTATTAGCCAACCGGACAGCCTTGTCAATGACAGAGTACGAAGAGTTATTCAAACAAAAATTACCTGTTGACGGATCAACCTTAGAATTAGATTCTAAAGATGACACTTCAACGATTCAATTAACAAAAGTGACTGATCATCAACGTCACTATCTTAAAAAATAA
- a CDS encoding thiolase family protein: MREVVILSAKRTPIGKFKGAFANTSAVELGTVAVTSAIQDAGITSELIDQVILGNVLQAGNGQNPARQVAIHSGIPKTSPAMTINEVCGSGLKSVILGAQAIQLGQANTVVVGGIENMSQSPLLYQRSATENKFDEAQLADSMILDGLTDAFSQEHMGTTAEAVASKYQITREEQDAYANESQQKAARAQANGCFEKEIAVVETSDGLIISDQGVRPNSSTEKLATLNPAFVKEGSVTAGNSSTINDGAAALVIMAKDVADELGLDYLATLGHYTEIGNDPKYMGYAPYYAIKALLDKNKQTPEDIDLYEINEAFASQSLAIVKDLGLPPEKVNPFGGAIALGHPLGASGARILTTLVHSLEREDKHTGIASLCVGGGIGLALSVTRP, encoded by the coding sequence ATGAGAGAAGTTGTCATTCTTAGTGCTAAACGAACACCAATCGGAAAATTCAAAGGAGCCTTTGCCAACACATCCGCTGTTGAATTAGGAACAGTCGCTGTCACTTCGGCGATTCAAGATGCTGGAATTACCAGCGAATTAATTGATCAAGTTATTTTAGGTAATGTTTTACAAGCAGGTAATGGTCAAAACCCAGCCCGCCAAGTTGCCATCCATTCTGGCATTCCTAAAACATCACCCGCTATGACTATTAATGAAGTTTGTGGTTCAGGTCTTAAATCCGTTATCTTAGGTGCCCAAGCAATTCAACTGGGACAGGCTAATACTGTTGTTGTAGGCGGCATTGAAAACATGTCTCAATCTCCCCTACTTTATCAACGTTCTGCTACAGAAAATAAATTTGATGAAGCGCAGCTTGCTGATTCAATGATTTTAGACGGTTTAACCGATGCCTTTAGCCAAGAACATATGGGTACTACTGCTGAAGCTGTCGCATCTAAATATCAAATCACTCGTGAAGAACAAGATGCTTATGCAAATGAGTCACAACAAAAAGCAGCACGCGCACAAGCTAATGGCTGTTTTGAAAAAGAAATCGCAGTTGTTGAAACATCTGACGGTTTAATCATTTCAGACCAAGGAGTCCGTCCGAACAGTTCAACCGAAAAACTAGCGACCCTAAACCCCGCTTTTGTCAAAGAAGGGAGTGTCACTGCTGGTAATTCTTCGACAATCAATGACGGCGCAGCTGCTCTTGTTATTATGGCAAAAGATGTGGCTGATGAGCTTGGCCTAGATTATCTTGCTACTTTAGGTCATTACACAGAAATCGGCAATGACCCTAAATACATGGGCTATGCTCCCTACTATGCAATTAAAGCGTTACTTGATAAAAACAAGCAAACCCCAGAAGATATAGATTTGTATGAAATCAACGAAGCCTTTGCTTCTCAATCTTTAGCCATTGTAAAAGATCTAGGTTTACCACCTGAAAAAGTGAACCCTTTTGGTGGTGCTATCGCTTTAGGTCATCCCTTAGGAGCATCTGGAGCTCGCATTTTGACAACTCTCGTCCACTCACTTGAACGAGAAGATAAGCATACTGGTATTGCCTCACTTTGTGTCGGTGGTGGTATCGGCTTAGCATTATCGGTCACACGACCTTAA
- a CDS encoding hydroxymethylglutaryl-CoA reductase, degradative: MTSNISQYYKKDRSERLDILVENNFLSTTSAAFFAGNTELKDDVANSLIENQVTQFPLPYGVALNFIVDGQDVIVPMVTEEPSVIAAASNGAKFMRKQGGFTTTVSERLLIGQIILTDVTDFEAATLFINEKEKEIFAAAEAAHPSIVKRGGGLKRIHIRQIPNEDGNIEFLTIHLLVDVKDAMGANIVNTILEGTSPLLESWLGATSLMSILSNFNDQSLVTSHCRVHPDDLATANLTGLEVAKKMVAATRYAHLDPYRAATHNKGIMNGIDAVLLATGNDWRAVEAGAHAYASRDGHYRSLTNWTLTNDGFLQGELTMPMPIGSVGGAISVLPLAKISQELTKTNSAEDLAKVIVSAGLAQNFSAVKALVSDGIQKGHMSLHAKSLAIHAGATGEEIDQVTALLKEQPTMSSKVAEALLATVRTK, encoded by the coding sequence ATGACATCAAACATTTCTCAATATTATAAAAAAGACCGCTCAGAGCGACTGGACATACTTGTAGAAAACAACTTTCTATCAACTACATCCGCAGCTTTCTTTGCTGGCAACACCGAATTAAAAGATGATGTTGCCAATAGCTTAATTGAAAATCAAGTTACACAATTCCCATTACCATACGGAGTCGCATTAAACTTTATTGTTGATGGACAAGATGTGATTGTGCCAATGGTGACTGAAGAACCTTCCGTGATTGCTGCTGCTAGTAATGGTGCAAAATTCATGCGTAAACAAGGTGGCTTTACGACAACTGTTAGTGAACGATTGTTGATTGGTCAGATTATCTTAACAGATGTCACTGATTTTGAAGCTGCTACTTTATTTATTAATGAAAAAGAAAAAGAAATCTTTGCAGCAGCTGAAGCTGCTCACCCATCTATCGTCAAACGAGGTGGTGGTCTAAAAAGAATCCACATCCGCCAAATTCCAAATGAAGATGGAAATATTGAGTTTTTAACGATTCATTTATTAGTTGATGTAAAAGATGCCATGGGTGCAAACATCGTTAATACTATTTTAGAAGGCACATCTCCTCTATTAGAAAGCTGGTTAGGCGCTACATCATTAATGTCTATCTTAAGTAATTTCAACGATCAATCACTAGTAACTAGTCATTGTCGTGTTCATCCCGATGATTTGGCAACAGCTAACTTAACTGGCTTAGAAGTTGCTAAAAAAATGGTCGCTGCTACACGATACGCTCATTTAGATCCTTATCGAGCTGCCACTCATAATAAAGGAATTATGAATGGGATTGATGCTGTTTTACTTGCCACAGGAAATGATTGGCGAGCTGTCGAAGCTGGTGCTCATGCTTACGCTTCTCGCGATGGGCATTATCGCAGTTTAACTAACTGGACACTGACAAACGATGGCTTTTTACAAGGAGAATTGACTATGCCAATGCCAATTGGTTCTGTCGGCGGTGCAATTAGCGTCTTACCTTTAGCTAAAATCAGCCAAGAGTTAACCAAAACAAACTCTGCTGAAGACTTAGCAAAAGTTATCGTATCTGCTGGTCTTGCACAAAATTTTTCTGCAGTAAAAGCTTTAGTTAGTGATGGTATTCAAAAAGGACACATGAGCCTTCACGCTAAATCTCTGGCTATCCATGCTGGGGCAACAGGTGAAGAAATCGATCAAGTGACCGCTCTCTTAAAAGAACAACCAACTATGTCATCTAAGGTTGCAGAAGCCTTATTAGCAACTGTTAGAACAAAATAA
- a CDS encoding glycoside hydrolase family 18 protein — MKRRQIVVLGAVLISLVFGMMSFSQKSEAAARKFKTVGYVPSYDIAQLETGVDLNQFTDINYFSMVPQTDGTIEFTDAGTDQMLKDLVAKAHKANVKVGVSIGGWNLSDNFEAATSDDTRKTFIENLVKLTDKYELDTIDIDWEYPQEDYAKQFETFMKELKKEMAAKDIKVTICVPTGISSNGTATDKWEKFFTPDALNQADWINIMSYDAEVEGSPNHSPEELLGQTLEYWNDIMGGDKMDHLIGGIPYYAKSEQKQVITYNKVVDIFQEKVEGDVINYRGEEFLFNNQDTVRAKTKDAIDLGSLGVMVWTPTQDADLKSKHRLTDAIIETIDDSSKVALDKTKVLIGKVKIEEKVKSHAQMIWNILALILAILSGLLFKGIFNNYLPTELRGKHVNKPKFAKLVGSIGFVLVFLILVFANLPWYLILLVFAAIFGGAYYLLKL, encoded by the coding sequence ATGAAAAGACGTCAAATAGTAGTTTTGGGAGCTGTACTTATTTCACTAGTTTTTGGAATGATGAGTTTTTCTCAAAAAAGTGAAGCCGCAGCCCGTAAATTTAAAACCGTTGGATATGTGCCAAGCTATGACATTGCACAATTAGAAACCGGTGTAGATTTAAACCAGTTTACAGATATCAATTATTTTTCGATGGTACCACAAACTGATGGGACGATTGAGTTTACCGATGCTGGTACGGATCAAATGTTGAAAGACTTAGTTGCCAAAGCTCATAAAGCTAACGTAAAAGTTGGAGTGAGTATTGGTGGTTGGAATTTGAGCGATAACTTTGAAGCCGCTACCTCAGATGATACAAGAAAAACTTTTATTGAAAATTTAGTTAAACTAACTGATAAATATGAGTTAGATACAATTGATATTGACTGGGAATATCCTCAAGAAGATTACGCAAAGCAATTTGAGACATTTATGAAAGAATTAAAGAAAGAAATGGCGGCCAAAGATATCAAGGTGACAATTTGTGTGCCTACGGGTATCTCATCAAATGGCACAGCCACAGATAAGTGGGAAAAATTCTTTACACCAGATGCGTTGAATCAAGCTGATTGGATCAACATCATGTCTTATGATGCAGAAGTTGAAGGTTCACCAAACCATTCGCCAGAAGAATTATTAGGTCAAACCCTAGAATATTGGAATGATATTATGGGTGGGGATAAAATGGATCATTTAATTGGTGGTATTCCGTATTATGCCAAGTCAGAGCAAAAACAAGTGATTACCTATAATAAAGTTGTTGATATCTTCCAAGAGAAAGTTGAAGGCGATGTTATTAACTATCGTGGAGAAGAGTTTTTATTCAACAATCAAGATACTGTTAGAGCAAAAACGAAAGATGCTATCGATTTAGGTTCTTTAGGAGTTATGGTATGGACGCCAACTCAAGATGCCGATTTGAAAAGTAAGCATCGCTTGACAGACGCGATTATTGAAACGATTGACGATAGTAGTAAAGTAGCGTTAGATAAAACTAAAGTCCTAATCGGAAAAGTTAAAATTGAAGAGAAGGTTAAATCTCATGCTCAGATGATCTGGAATATCCTTGCTTTAATTTTAGCGATTCTAAGTGGTTTACTATTTAAAGGGATCTTTAATAATTACTTGCCGACAGAGCTACGTGGCAAACATGTGAATAAGCCTAAATTTGCTAAGTTAGTAGGTAGTATTGGTTTTGTTCTAGTGTTCTTAATTTTAGTCTTTGCTAATTTACCGTGGTATTTAATATTATTAGTCTTTGCTGCTATCTTTGGTGGAGCCTATTATTTGTTAAAATTATAA